TCTCGAGAAAGGACAGATCCAACTGGCCCGCCATCCGGGTGACGCTGGAGAGGTTGTTCGGCGAGAAAACGCGCGACGAATGGAGCGCAATTTTCGACGGAACCGATGCATGCGTGAGCCCGGTCTTGACTATGGACGAAGCGCACGAGAACGAACACCTAAAGGCGAGACACACATTCGTCAAGATCGATGGGATCGTCCGACCCGCGCCAGCTCCTCGTTTCAGCAGTTGTCACCTGGCGCATCTCAGGACCAGCCCGGGCAAAGTTGAGATTAAATCGTTAATTGGTTCGTGGGGCGATTAGTATTATTGTTTCAAAAATGTAATACATCACTGGCACGTCCGCAGCATGGACACTGACCAAGCCGCGCAAGCAAATGGTAGCTCCGGCTATGACGTAGGCTCGTGATCGATGTGGGAACGTGACGCTGCGCTGGCGCTGTCACGTTGACGGTGGTGGTCGCGTAAGATGGGCCGATGAAACCAAAATCGCTCTACCACGGCCATCGATTCGCCGCAGCGATCATCAGCCAGGCGGTGCGCTGGTATTTCCGCTTCCAGCTGAGCCTACGCGACATTGAGGAATTGCTGTTCGAGCGCGGCGTGAGCGTCAGCCACGAGACGATCCGCCGGTGGTGCGACACATTCGGTGCGACCTTCGCTTTGTCGCAAACACCTCGCCGCACGCTTCTCGACATGGTGTGAATTGGCCGAGGTCACCCGGAATCCCTCTGCCGCATGATACAGGCAGGTCACGCTCGCCCCCTTGTGAACATACTCCGCTAACGTGACTGTGCCGCGGGCTCCTGTACGCTAGGTCAATGCCGCGAATTTTCCTGCCGGGCGCCGGCCCCCCCATCGACGGTCAGCATCAACACCGCGTAGGTGGCGAGCCAATGCTCCGCCATGTAGTTGCCGCTGACGTGCGGCAACGCGGCAGCCCCATGCCGGCTCGCCGCTTCGCGCATCAGCCGCGCGCGCGCGTCGTCCGGGGGCAGCGCGCTCGCGAGCGATCGAAAGCACCAGGCCCGGCTCAGGTTCAGTCCGTTGAGATGGGTGATGCGGCCATCGGCGTGGTCGCTCACGACGGCAGGGGTGAACAGGCACGATGGCTGGCTTGCCGCCAGACGTGGCAGGAACCGCTCGAACCAGGCGGCGAATTCTCCGGCGTCCAGGGTGCGCCGCATGCATTCGGCCTCCATCAGGCAGGGGGAAAGGAAATCGTCGAGGCTCGGCTCGCCCCATGCCGGACAGTCCGCATCGTCGCCATACCACCGCTTCGCCGCCGCAGCCAGCTGGGTCCTGAACGCGGCATCGCCGACGGCGTCCGCATAATCGAGCGCGAGCCGGACGGCGAACGCCGTGTTGTGATGCGTTCCGGCCCGGTTCGGGTAGGTGGCCTTGGCCAGGAACTCCTCGAAACGCTCCCGGATCAACCGCGCCAACGGCGCCAGCGCCTGCGCCCAGCCGGAATCGTGGTGCGCGCCGAGTGCCGCGGAAAGCTTGAGCAACCACGCCCAGCCATAAGGCCGCTCGAAGTTTTGCCTCAGCGGGTCGCCGAAGTACTCGCATTCCCGTGCGACCTTCGGGGCCGTCAGCGAGGCATCGAACAGCTCACGAATGCGCGGCCCGGCATCAAGGTCGGGAAACTCGCACAGCAGCCGGGCAAGCAGCCAGTAGCCATGCACGCACGAGTGCCAGTCGAAGCTGCCGAAGAACACCGGATGAAGCTGCCGCGGCGTACCGCTGTCGTCCGGCCCCGACCATACGTGGCCCGGACTGCAAGGGTATTCGCGCGTGACGTGGCCAAGCGTCAGGCGGGAGAATTGATCGGCAAGCTCACGGGTCAAACTGGAAGACATGGGTGTGGTTCCAATCGAATCAGGCGGACCTGGCGTATCGTTCCAAACGCTTCGCGACTTCGTCGACCACCTTGACGGGAGCAACTTCCAGCTGCAGGTCATGCGTCGTCAAAACCTTGGAGAACAGACGAACCGCGTCGTGGTTGAAATGAAAATGCCCTTGAATGCCCGAGGAAAACGCTTGGTTCGCGATCGCTTCCAGGTCCTTGTACGACGCGCCCTCGACATCCCCGTAACCGAATTCGCACAGGATGCCGGTGGCAATCACCACCCGCATCAGGATCTGCAGCGCGACCAGCGATCCGACGCCGGCGTGCAGCGCCTCGAGCTGAAGGTGGTATTCCAGCGACAATGCATCGCGTATCGGCCTCGGCAACGGCAGCAACTCCGTCTTGGCCTCCCGCTGCCGGTAACTGGACTGATGCAGACGATAGGCCCACTGGTTGGCCGGCGGTCGCGCCGGTGTCGCACGCCTCGAAACCATGACTACGCCGTCCCTCCGACGATCATCTCGTCCACCCTCACGGTCGGTTGGCCGACGCCCACCGGAATCACTTGCCCCGCCTTGCTGCAGGACGCCTTCCCGGGATCGCACGCGAGGTCGTTGCCGACCATGCTGATGTGGCGGATCGTGTCCGGACCGCGCCCCGTGATCGTCGCGCCCTTGACGGGCGCGGTGATCCTGCCGTTCTCGATCAGGTAGGCTTCCGATGCCTCGAACACGAACTGGCCGCTCGTAATGTCGACCTGGCCACCCTCGAGGCCCGAGACGTAGATGCCGTGCCGCACCGACGCG
This genomic interval from Burkholderia plantarii contains the following:
- a CDS encoding DUF2891 domain-containing protein: MSSSLTRELADQFSRLTLGHVTREYPCSPGHVWSGPDDSGTPRQLHPVFFGSFDWHSCVHGYWLLARLLCEFPDLDAGPRIRELFDASLTAPKVARECEYFGDPLRQNFERPYGWAWLLKLSAALGAHHDSGWAQALAPLARLIRERFEEFLAKATYPNRAGTHHNTAFAVRLALDYADAVGDAAFRTQLAAAAKRWYGDDADCPAWGEPSLDDFLSPCLMEAECMRRTLDAGEFAAWFERFLPRLAASQPSCLFTPAVVSDHADGRITHLNGLNLSRAWCFRSLASALPPDDARARLMREAASRHGAAALPHVSGNYMAEHWLATYAVLMLTVDGGAGARQENSRH